Below is a genomic region from Candidatus Bathyarchaeota archaeon.
CAGCGAAGCTTCCATGGAGAGACCTGGACATCTACTTAGTAGCGGAATGCACGGGCAGATTCAGGGACCGTGAAAACGCATCAAAACACTTGACAGCGGGCGCCAAAAAAGTTCTTATATCTGCTCCAGCTAAAAACCCGGACCTCACGGTGGTTAAGGGCGTAAACCTCGACCAGTATGATCCGGAGAAACATACAATACTTTCAAACGCCTCATGCACAACCAACTGTGTTGCGCCGGTAGCGAAGGTTCTAGACGAAAACTTCGGAGTTGAGAAGGCAATAATGACGACCGCCCACGCGTTTACAAATGACCAACGCCTACTAGACCTAGTGCACAGAGACCCACGCAGAGCAAGAGCAGCCCCGTTGTCAATAATTCCAACAACAACTGGAGCGGCCGTAGCTGCCACTGTCGTTTATCCGAAGCTTCAGGGCAGAATGAACGGGTTAGCTTTAAGAGTTCCAGTTCCAAACGTTTCAATAGTTGATTTAACTGCTTTGTTATCAAGAAATGTAACGAAGGAAGAAGTTAACGAAGCCTTCAAACGGGCTGCAGAGGGAGAACTGAAAGGAATATTAGACTACACTGAAGAGCCAATTGTATCGGTAGACATCAATCACAACCCGTACTCGGCCATTGTTGACGGTTTATCAACGATGGTTGTAGGCGGAAACCTAGTGAAAGTGCTGGCATGGTACGACAACGAATGGGGATTCTCCTGTAGAATGGCCGAAGTAGTAGAGTACATAGGCAGAAAAGCAGGGTTCTAAAAGGCATAAACTACCAAAAATTAAATTTCCCCTCTTTCTAACCTATTTAAGGAGTGAAATCATATGCCTAAATTCTTAACCCTAGACGATTTTGACGTAAAAGACAAAACAGTCCTAGTGAGAGTGGACTTCAACTCGCCAGTTGACCCGGAAACAAAGAAGGTTTTAAGCGACACAAGAATTAGAGCGCACGGAGAAACAACCATAAAGGAGTTAGCCGAGAAAGGAGCCAAAGTAGTAATTTTGGCGCATCAGGGAAGGCCGGGCGAGCCTGACTTCATCTCGCTCGAACAACATGCGAAAATACTTGCCGACATACTGGGAAAACCAGTAAAATTTGTGGATGACGTCTATGGAGAGAAAGCTCAGAACGCCATAAAAGAACTTAAAAGCGGAGAAATACTCGTTCTAGACAATGTTAGAAAGTTTCCGGGAGAAAGAAAGAAGGTCACACCGGAGGAACACTCAAAATCAGAGCTTGTAATGAACTTGGCACCCTTAGCAGACATATTTGTAAATGACGCTTTCGCAGCAGCCCACAGAGCCCATGCGTCCATAGTTGGCTTCACAGTCCTGCTTCCAAGTGCAGCCGGGCGCATAATGGAAAGAGAACTAAAAGCCTTAAGTAAGGTTCTAGAAAACCCTGAAAAACCATGCGTTTATATACTTGGCGGAGCGAAAGCCGACGATTCGCTGCAAATCTCAAAATACGTGCTGGACAACAACATTGCAGACCACGTTCTAACAGGCGGAATAACAGGGCACCTGTTCCTAGTTGCCAGAGGCTACGATTTGGGAAAGCCCAACATGGAACTGCTGGAAAAGAAAGAGTTAATGGGGCTCGTTCCGGGAATAAAGGAACTGATGGA
It encodes:
- the gap gene encoding type I glyceraldehyde-3-phosphate dehydrogenase, whose translation is MTVRVAINGFGRIGRLFFRAAIERGADIDFVAVNDLTGAEMLAHLLKYDSVHGRFPGTVEVKNGNLVVNGKEIKVISEPDPAKLPWRDLDIYLVAECTGRFRDRENASKHLTAGAKKVLISAPAKNPDLTVVKGVNLDQYDPEKHTILSNASCTTNCVAPVAKVLDENFGVEKAIMTTAHAFTNDQRLLDLVHRDPRRARAAPLSIIPTTTGAAVAATVVYPKLQGRMNGLALRVPVPNVSIVDLTALLSRNVTKEEVNEAFKRAAEGELKGILDYTEEPIVSVDINHNPYSAIVDGLSTMVVGGNLVKVLAWYDNEWGFSCRMAEVVEYIGRKAGF
- a CDS encoding phosphoglycerate kinase; translation: MPKFLTLDDFDVKDKTVLVRVDFNSPVDPETKKVLSDTRIRAHGETTIKELAEKGAKVVILAHQGRPGEPDFISLEQHAKILADILGKPVKFVDDVYGEKAQNAIKELKSGEILVLDNVRKFPGERKKVTPEEHSKSELVMNLAPLADIFVNDAFAAAHRAHASIVGFTVLLPSAAGRIMERELKALSKVLENPEKPCVYILGGAKADDSLQISKYVLDNNIADHVLTGGITGHLFLVARGYDLGKPNMELLEKKELMGLVPGIKELMEKYPGKIETPVDLAVEVEGKRKEITVEELPTEHPIYDIGTKTIEKYSQIISTAKSIVFSGPPGVYEKEEFAKGTKGLFEAIAKSNAFSLIGGGHSVAAVHSFGLADKMGYISTAGGALIEFLMGKELPGVAALEKAASRR